ACAAAGTAGGGAGAGAGGTAGCCGCGATCAAACTGCATACCTTCGACAACCTTCAGCTCGGTGTCCATGCCCTTGGCCTCTTCGACAGTGATGACGCCGTCCTTACCGACTTTGTCCATCGCCTCGGCGATCAGCTCACCGATTTCAGGATCGTTGTTGGCCGAAATGGTGCCGACCTGGGCGATCTCTTTCTTGCCGGAGATGTTGCGGCTGATGCTGCGAAGCTCAGCGACAACCTCCTTCACGGCGCGGTCGATGCCACGCTTCAGGTCGATCGGACGTGCGCCAGCGGCGACGTTCTTCAGACCCTCACGGTAGATGGCCTGGGCAAGCACGGTAGCGGTGGTGGTACCGTCACCAGCAACGTCGCTGGTCTTGGAAGCCACTTCGCGAACCATCTGTGCGCCCATGTTCTCGAATGCATCTTCGAGCTCGATCTCCTTGGCGACGGTCACACCGTCTTTGGTGGAGGTGGGAGCACCGAATTTTTTGTCGATCAACACGTTGCGACCGGCTGGGCCAAGCGTGACTTTCACGGCGTTGGCGAGTTTATCGACGCCGACCTTGAGTTTGGCGCGTGCGTCGGAATCAAAGAGAATATCTTTAGCAGCCATTGTAAAGCGTTCCTCCTTTAGGATTTAGTAAATACTGTACGGTGAATTGATCAGCCAAGAATCGCAAAAATGTCAGACTCACGCATGATGAGGTAATCCTCAGCTTCGACCTGAACTTCGGTGCCGGAGTATTTGCCATACAGGACTTTGTCTCCGACTTTGACCTGCATCTGGACAAGCTGGCCGTTGTCTGCCACTTTGCCTTCGCCAACGGCGACAACCTCGCCATACTGAGGCTTTTCCTTACCGGTATCGGGGATGTAGAGACCACCCTTGGTTTTTTCCTCAGCCGGTGCGGGCTTAACAATAACTCGATCAGCTAATGGTTTCAAGTTCATTGTCTTCTTTCTCGTTTGAGTTTATATTGAATCGTCTGTACTTCTTTTCAAGTCAGATTTTCCCCGAACTTCTGGTTCGGGCCACTGTTTAGCACTCACCTAACGAGAGTGCTAAAAGCTGAATCCATTATAAAAAAAGATTTTCAGACCGCAAATACTTTTTCATCACGAAATACAGCAAAAGCCTGCAAATCGAACCCATTAGTTATGACTCCGGACGACCGCAACAAACAAGATTCTGAAATGCTCGGCACCATCGGCAAAGTCGCGCTTGAAAAGCTGGACAGCCTCTCTTCGAAAATCAGGGA
This portion of the Chlorobaculum parvum NCIB 8327 genome encodes:
- the groES gene encoding co-chaperone GroES; the protein is MNLKPLADRVIVKPAPAEEKTKGGLYIPDTGKEKPQYGEVVAVGEGKVADNGQLVQMQVKVGDKVLYGKYSGTEVQVEAEDYLIMRESDIFAILG